In the Dyadobacter fanqingshengii genome, AGATGACGGATTACTTCAAGTAGCAATGATGTCGAGTGCTAAATACTTACGCGGGGAAGGAAGGATTCAAATTTCGATAGACCAGAAGCTAATTCCTTATCTTGTTGATTTAAAGAACAATTTTACTTCATTTCAGTTGTACTGCGTACTTTCCATGACTTCAAAATACGCGAAATGGATGTACATACAATTATCAAGATGGAAGGATATAGGCTTCATTAGCTTTGAAGTTGACCAGCTGCGCTACCGTTTAAACCTTAAAGACCCCTACGGCAAAGCGCCTGAACAATACAAACAATGGGGCCAGTTCAAGGACAATGTGCTAGAACCCACGGTAAAACAGATAAATACGTGTTCCGATCTTAGAATAAGTTATACAACAGAAAAGAAAAATAGGGCAATTCACAAACTACATTTCACAATCAAATCTGTTGACCAGTTTCAGACAGTCATTCCATTCGAAGCTCAGGATTCTGACATGGAGGCAATTCAGCTCAAGAAACGAATGAGTGATATTGGCATACTAGATCAAAAATTAA is a window encoding:
- a CDS encoding replication initiation protein — protein: MPKHERKDSKLQVRQHNAITNARHELSAIQLDLYFMMLSLLRPGDSPNTNYYISVKEIEDLTGRQWNYQQLREATEGLIGKVFEIEEDDGLLQVAMMSSAKYLRGEGRIQISIDQKLIPYLVDLKNNFTSFQLYCVLSMTSKYAKWMYIQLSRWKDIGFISFEVDQLRYRLNLKDPYGKAPEQYKQWGQFKDNVLEPTVKQINTCSDLRISYTTEKKNRAIHKLHFTIKSVDQFQTVIPFEAQDSDMEAIQLKKRMSDIGILDQKLIKVVLENTDLRKKANKCLFDISLRKNDITNPAGYFRKTMGI